One part of the Arachidicoccus terrestris genome encodes these proteins:
- a CDS encoding ThuA domain-containing protein, which produces MMMKPCIYGPGKIRAKAKWIMAFFLVYWTVQSGPAFAGGHLNSPAWHNALEWGGPKTDSAAFKVLVLYENGGHHLAYSRAAIPFISQWARENHFSVHYLQDPATIDSTLLTRYRLFIQLDYPPYSWPKKAMLAFKSFITEGKIGWLGFHHATLLGEFDGYPMWDWFSWFMGGIRFQNYVADFAAAYVDICDKAHPVMQGVSPRFLVKKEEWYTYDTVPGDYIHVLATVDESSYRPDTNIKMHGLHPVVWTNTSVKARNLYVFMGHDPALWENSDYKRLFWNALFWSAGQRPIHRFSGTLKQ; this is translated from the coding sequence ATGATGATGAAACCATGTATTTACGGCCCGGGAAAAATAAGGGCAAAAGCGAAATGGATTATGGCCTTTTTTCTGGTCTATTGGACTGTTCAGAGCGGTCCCGCGTTCGCTGGCGGGCATCTGAACAGTCCTGCATGGCATAATGCCCTTGAATGGGGCGGCCCGAAAACTGATTCTGCCGCTTTCAAAGTCCTGGTCCTCTATGAAAACGGAGGACATCATCTGGCCTATTCCAGGGCCGCCATTCCATTTATCAGTCAGTGGGCCAGAGAGAATCATTTTTCCGTGCACTATTTGCAGGATCCGGCGACCATAGACTCGACCCTGCTGACAAGGTACCGGTTATTTATCCAGTTGGATTACCCGCCCTACAGCTGGCCTAAAAAAGCTATGCTGGCCTTTAAGTCCTTTATTACGGAAGGAAAGATCGGCTGGCTGGGGTTTCATCACGCGACTTTGCTGGGTGAGTTCGACGGCTATCCCATGTGGGATTGGTTTAGCTGGTTTATGGGTGGAATCCGGTTTCAAAATTACGTGGCGGATTTTGCCGCTGCCTACGTCGATATTTGCGACAAGGCACATCCGGTCATGCAAGGCGTTAGTCCAAGATTTCTGGTGAAGAAAGAGGAATGGTATACTTATGATACCGTTCCGGGAGATTACATCCATGTACTCGCTACGGTGGATGAATCAAGCTACAGGCCGGATACAAATATAAAAATGCATGGACTGCATCCTGTTGTCTGGACCAATACATCAGTGAAGGCCCGTAATCTCTATGTTTTCATGGGGCATGATCCAGCGCTATGGGAGAATTCAGATTATAAACGGCTTTTCTGGAATGCCCTTTTCTGGTCGGCCGGCCAGAGACCCATACACCGGTTTTCGGGAACCTTGAAGCAATAA
- a CDS encoding ThuA domain-containing protein, producing MKHLHFIKRGGWKGKQARSIWRMAIIWKRRATYCVYLTGGRKAGLLLTAAIFLLCHNGIFGRSLHPKVPPYPEFKVLILYSNTVEPDHVDFKRTAIAFFNGLQEGREFDMDTSADMETLCTKRLSDYSLIIMLNDFPHTEQQRIAFQQYMEKGGGWLGFHVAGYNDASTHWPWLVHFLGGAVFDANSWPPVPAKLVVEAQGHPVTRTLPSTFISPSNEWYRWKPSPRLDSNVQVLVSLSDENYPLGLKDILRRGDNPVVWTNKAYRMVYINMGHGGAIFTDATQNRLIINAFRWLVSRDPKGNVFK from the coding sequence ATGAAACATCTTCATTTTATTAAAAGAGGCGGCTGGAAAGGCAAGCAAGCGCGGAGCATCTGGCGCATGGCCATAATCTGGAAACGAAGAGCGACCTACTGTGTGTATCTTACTGGCGGCCGAAAAGCGGGACTTTTGTTAACTGCGGCCATATTCTTATTGTGTCATAACGGTATTTTTGGACGAAGCCTGCACCCGAAGGTGCCTCCTTATCCTGAATTTAAGGTTCTTATTCTTTATTCCAATACGGTGGAGCCTGATCATGTTGATTTCAAAAGAACCGCAATTGCTTTTTTCAACGGACTTCAGGAAGGGCGGGAGTTTGATATGGATACAAGTGCTGACATGGAAACCCTTTGTACAAAACGGCTAAGCGACTATAGCCTGATTATTATGCTCAATGATTTTCCGCATACAGAGCAGCAAAGAATCGCCTTTCAGCAATACATGGAAAAAGGAGGCGGTTGGCTTGGATTTCATGTTGCGGGTTACAATGATGCGTCTACGCACTGGCCGTGGCTGGTGCATTTTTTGGGAGGTGCCGTGTTTGATGCCAACAGCTGGCCGCCAGTTCCCGCTAAACTGGTGGTGGAAGCACAGGGGCATCCGGTAACCCGGACACTGCCGTCAACTTTTATATCACCATCCAATGAATGGTACAGATGGAAACCAAGCCCCAGGCTGGACAGCAATGTTCAGGTACTGGTTTCCCTGTCAGATGAGAATTATCCACTAGGGCTAAAGGATATACTCCGCAGGGGGGACAATCCTGTAGTCTGGACAAATAAGGCCTACCGAATGGTCTATATTAATATGGGGCATGGAGGGGCTATTTTTACGGATGCGACGCAAAATAGATTAATCATTAACGCCTTTCGGTGGCTGGTTTCCAGGGACCCCAAAGGAAATGTTTTTAAATGA
- a CDS encoding DUF5009 domain-containing protein produces MKTNATSRIASIDIMRGLTIFLMLFVNDLYEPGVPHWLVHAGVYENSIGLADLVFPGFLFMVGLSVPFAITSRRRSKTDLQILRHIIWRTVSLILISVLILNGSERLNPVLTGTPKLVWLFLLYTAIFLIWNDYTGFFRCRLGRTLSLSVILKGTGVLLLIFLVWRFKSGTGDQPTWLTHGWWGILGLIGWGYLAAALAYLYGGRKIIYGVLFWLLALILNIANLSGWLDALHNSRFTELLDVWLGGNVPLMTLAGLVVGMILQRRLFSPAFFVKIIFVLGTLCLAAGFILRHWFTFSKIIGTPSWAMVCNGASMLCFAGLYYLIDIRRFDRWAYAFRLAGRNALTTYLAPDMIYFMIWYFGWPVLIYKQDGAVWWAIGGSALWAALMILYAQLLSKISIRLKL; encoded by the coding sequence ATGAAAACAAACGCTACCTCAAGAATCGCATCCATTGATATTATGCGGGGGCTTACGATCTTCTTGATGTTATTTGTAAATGATCTGTACGAGCCGGGTGTCCCGCACTGGCTGGTGCATGCCGGGGTATACGAGAATAGTATCGGGCTGGCCGATCTGGTATTTCCCGGCTTTCTGTTTATGGTCGGCTTGTCCGTGCCTTTTGCAATAACATCCCGGCGGCGCTCAAAGACAGACCTGCAGATTCTTCGTCATATAATATGGAGAACGGTGAGTCTGATTCTTATCAGCGTACTTATATTGAATGGTTCTGAACGGCTCAATCCCGTGCTGACAGGGACGCCTAAGTTGGTCTGGCTTTTTTTACTTTATACGGCGATCTTTCTGATCTGGAATGATTATACCGGTTTTTTCAGGTGTAGGCTGGGTAGAACGCTGTCTTTATCCGTTATACTGAAAGGGACCGGGGTGCTGCTGCTGATTTTTCTTGTCTGGAGATTTAAAAGCGGTACTGGGGACCAGCCCACCTGGCTGACGCATGGCTGGTGGGGGATACTGGGGCTGATCGGCTGGGGGTACCTTGCTGCGGCACTCGCTTATCTGTATGGGGGGAGGAAAATTATTTATGGCGTATTGTTTTGGCTGCTGGCCCTGATCCTGAATATAGCAAATCTTTCAGGTTGGCTGGATGCATTGCACAATAGCCGGTTTACGGAGCTCCTGGACGTCTGGCTGGGGGGTAATGTACCACTTATGACGCTGGCCGGCCTCGTTGTCGGGATGATCTTGCAACGCCGGTTGTTCAGCCCCGCGTTTTTTGTAAAAATCATTTTTGTGCTGGGCACACTCTGTCTCGCAGCGGGCTTCATATTACGGCACTGGTTTACTTTTTCTAAAATTATCGGTACACCGAGTTGGGCCATGGTCTGTAATGGTGCAAGCATGCTCTGTTTTGCGGGGCTTTATTACCTGATCGATATACGGAGATTTGATCGGTGGGCATATGCTTTCAGGCTCGCAGGCCGCAATGCGCTGACCACTTATCTGGCGCCGGATATGATCTATTTTATGATCTGGTATTTTGGTTGGCCGGTATTAATATATAAACAGGATGGAGCGGTCTGGTGGGCTATAGGCGGCTCGGCACTCTGGGCTGCGTTGATGATACTGTATGCTCAGCTGCTGTCGAAAATATCTATTCGGTTAAAGCTATGA